In the genome of Vicia villosa cultivar HV-30 ecotype Madison, WI linkage group LG7, Vvil1.0, whole genome shotgun sequence, one region contains:
- the LOC131616673 gene encoding uncharacterized protein LOC131616673 has protein sequence MATKPSLSTTTTTTVPETPSFKIYPKMDPKHVSETLKFAKLMNIGAPVPENCNTDGFFDSFLRNFIKIDQIQPGRISCTVIAKPPICNSYGTLHGGSVGSFVEVLATACAKTVVAEDKQLFLGEISISYLSGTPANEEVVADASVVKSGRNLTVVALEFKSKKTGNLLYLTHATFFNMPVSSL, from the exons ATGGCTACCAAACCTTCTctctccaccaccaccaccaccaccgtgCCTGAAACTCCGTCGTTTAAAATATATCCAAAAATGGACCCAAAACACGTTTCCGAGACTCTAAAGTTTGCTAAGCTTATGAATATTGGCGCTCCCGTTCCTGAAAACTGCAACACCGACGGTTTTTTCGATTCTTTCCTTCGGAATTTCATCAAAATCGATCAAATCCAACCTGGTCGAATCTCTTGTACTGTCATCGCCAAACCACCTATCTGT AATAGCTATGGAACACTGCATGGAGGGAGTGTTGGGTCCTTCGTTGAGGTTTTGGCAACTGCGTGTGCTAAAACGGTAGTTGCCGAGGACAAACAACTTTTTCTTGGGGAAATTAGCATTTCTTACCTCTCTGGTACTCCAGCAAAT GAAGAAGTGGTGGCTGATGCCTCTGTGGTGAAGAGTGGAAGAAATTTGACTGTAGTTGCACTTGAATTTAAATCGAAGAAAACTGGAAACTTGCTTTATCTTACTCATGCTACGTTCTTTAACATGCCGGTTTCCAGCTTATGA
- the LOC131616674 gene encoding uncharacterized protein LOC131616674 yields the protein MATKPSLSTTTAVPETASVKLTPKMDPIHVSKTQRFIKVMGSGVPVPENFNTSGFFDSFLRNFIKVDQIQPGQVSCTLIVKPPICNAYGTLHGGTVASLVEVLAIACARTVIAEDKQLFLGEMSVSYLSATPVDVEVVANASVVKSGRNLTVVALEFKSKKTGNLLYLTHATFFNMPVSSL from the exons ATGGCTACTAAACCTTCTCTCTCCACCACCACCGCGGTGCCTGAAACTGCGTCGGTTAAACTAACTCCGAAAATGGACCCAATACACGTTTCCAAGACTCAAAGATTTATTAAGGTTATGGGTAGTGGCGTCCCCGTTCCTGAAAACTTCAACACCAGTGGCTTCTTCGACTCTTTCCTTCGGAATTTCATCAAAGTCGATCAAATCCAACCTGGTCAAGTATCTTGTACTCTTATCGTCAAACCACCTATCTGT AATGCCTACGGAACACTGCATGGAGGGACTGTTGCGTCTTTGGTTGAGGTTTTGGCAATTGCGTGTGCTAGAACTGTAATTGCGGAAGACAAACAACTTTTTCTTGGGGAAATGAGTGTTTCTTACCTCTCTGCCACTCCTGTGGAT GTAGAAGTGGTAGCTAATGCCTCTGTGGTGAAGAGTGGAAGAAATTTGACTGTAGTTGCGCTTGAATTTAAATCGAAGAAAACTGGAAATTTGCTTTATCTTACTCATGCTACCTTCTTTAACATGCCGGTTTCCAGCTTATGA
- the LOC131618351 gene encoding uncharacterized protein LOC131618351 codes for MATKPSTTTDVPEIASPEISPEVNPKHSSETLLFFKLMGIGVPVPENCNANGFFDSFLRNFIKVDQIQPGRISCTLIVKPPICNGYGTLHGGAVGSFVEVLATACARTVVAEDKQLFLGEISISYLSATPANEEVVANASVVKSGRNLTVVSLEFKSKKTGNLLYLTHATFYNMPVSSL; via the exons ATGGCGACGAAACCTTCCACCACCACCGATGTTCCTGAAATTGCGTCGCCGGAAATATCTCCGGAAGTGAACCCAAAACACTCTTCCGAGACGCTATTGTTTTTCAAGCTTATGGGTATTGGCGTTCCCGTTCCTGAAAACTGCAACGCCAATGGCTTCTTCGATTCTTTCCTTCGGAATTTCATCAAAGTCGATCAAATCCAACCTGGTCGAATCTCTTGCACTCTTATCGTCAAACCACCTATCTGT AATGGCTATGGGACACTGCATGGAGGGGCGGTTGGGTCATTTGTTGAGGTTTTGGCAACTGCTTGCGCTAGAACTGTAGTTGCTGAGGACAAACAACTTTTTCTTGGGGAAATTAGCATTTCTTACCTCTCTGCCACTCCAGCAAAT GAAGAAGTGGTAGCTAATGCTTCTGTGGTGAAGAGTGGAAGAAATTTGACTGTAGTTTCACTTGAATTCAAATCGAAGAAAACTGGAAATTTGCTTTATCTTACTCATGCTACTTTCTATAACATGCCAGTTTCCAGCTTATGA